The Verrucomicrobium spinosum DSM 4136 = JCM 18804 DNA segment GGCAACGCCCAGACCGTGCTCAAGGCCCGCAAGCTCCCCCACGACCTTGAGGCGCTCGAGTTCTACATCGGCAAGCTCAATGCGGAAAAACCCCGCACCCTCAACCTCGAACTGGATGCCGAAAAGGCCGACAAAGCCAGCGAAGACCCCCTTGCCGAAAAGGAAGGCAAGGTGGACCCGCTCAAGGCCTCCCAGGAGGTCGCCGATGCCACCACGCCCGCCCCTCCGGCCCCCGCCTCCTCAGATGACGAGGCCGTGAAGCCCCTCGACTTCCTCTCCTTCCTCAACCAGACCGAGATGGGCGACGGCGAGGCCGAGCAGAAGCTCCGCCAGCTCAGCAACGAGCTCCTCCTCCACAAGAGCGAGCTCGCCCTGGCCAAGCAGAACGTCGAGGCCAGCGAGCGACTCGCCGCCAAGGAGTTCATCACCAAGACCACCCTGGAGAACGACCAGGTGAACTTCGAGAAGACCAAGCTCGCCGTGCAGACCGCCGAGACCCAGCTCGACCTCTTCAAGAAGTACGAATTCCCCAAGCAGGCCGAGGTCGCCCTCTCCGCCTACCAGGAGGCGCTCAAGAAACTCCAGCGCACCCTGCGCGCCAACCGCTCCCGCATGGCCCAGGTGGAGACGAAGTACCGCACCGCCAAGCGCCGCTATGAAGTGGAGCTCTCCCGCAAGGAGGAGCTCGACCGCCAGCTCAAGGCCTGCGTCATCAAGGCCCCCGTCCCCGGCCTCGTCGCCTACGGCTCGCATTCAGGAAACAACGGCATCCGCAGCAACGACGTCATTGAGGAGGGCGCCGCCGTCCGCTTCCGCCAGACCCTCCTCACCATCCCCAACATGTCCCGCATGGGCGTGGCGGTGAACATCCACGAGTCCCAGCTCAAGAAGGTCCGCATCGGCCAGCACTGCCGGGTCACCGTGGATGCCGAGCAGGGCCGCACCCTGGAGGGCGTCGTGGCCGAGCTCGCCGTCCTCCCGGACTCCGGCAGCTCCCGTTACACCCCGAACCTCAAGGTCTATCCCGCCGTCGTCCACATCGACGGCACCCATGACTGGCTCAAGCCCGGCATGAACGCCAAGGTGGAGATCATCGTGAACCAGCTCGACGACATCCTCTACGTCCCCGTGCAGAGCATCGAGGTGGAGAACGACCACTTCTTCACCTACGTGAACACCGGCGGCACCCTGCAGCGTCGCGAGGTGGAGACCGGCTCCTTCAATGACCAGTTCATCGAGATCAAAGGCGGGCTCAACCTCGGCGAGCAGGTCGCCCTCGCCATCCCCAAGCGCCAGGTCCTGGAGAGCAACCCCGGCACCCTCCCCTCCTCCCCGGCCACCAAGAAGCCCAAGGAAAAGACCCCCGCCCCAGAGAAAAAAGGGCTGGCTTTGAAATAACTCCCATCTCCCGCCGCGACCCGGCCCCGCCCGGCCGCCGCCCACCACCCGCCTCCCCCACCCAGGCTCCGGGAGGCGGCCTCCCCCTCCGCATCATGACGCAGCCCATCATCGAACTCCGCGACATCCGCAAATCCTACCAGATGGGGGATACGGTCTCGCAGGTGCTCCAGGGCGTCAGCCTCACCATCTACCCCGGGGAGTACGTCTGCATCATGGGCCCCTCCGGCTGCGGGAAGTCCACCCTCCTCAACGTCCTCGGCTGCCTCGACCAGCCCTCCAGCGGCCATTATTTCCTCGGCGGGGAGGACGTCGCCCGGCTCAATGATGACGACCTCTCCAAGGCCCGCTGCCGGAACCTCGGCTTCATCTTCCAGAGCTACAACCTCATCCAGCAGCTCACCGTGCTGGAGAACATCGAGGTCCCCCTCTACTACAAGGGCGTGCCCGAGCAGGAGAGCCGGGAGATCGCCATCCGCCTCGCCTCCCAGGTCGGCCTCAGCCATCGTCTGCATCACCGCCCCACTGAGCTCAGCGGCGGCCAGCAGCAGCGCGTCGCCATCGCCCGCTCCCTGGCCAATGACCCTCTCGTCATCCTCGCGGATGAAGCCACCGGCAACCTCGACTCCAAGTCCGGCCAGGAGATCCTCGGCATCTTTGACGACCTCAACAAGGCCGGCAAGACCATGGTCTTCGTCACCCATGACGAGCGCATGGTCGGCCGCTGCACCCGCGTCATCCGCCTGAAGGATGGCGAGGTGGACCGCGACGAGCGCGGCGCCGCCGCTGATCGCTACACCGGCATCACCGGCACCTCCGTCCGCCCCCACGCCACAGACTCCAGCGCGCCAGACCACACCGCAGAGGGGGCCGCCGCCACCCTCGTGCACCAGCCCGTACTTTCCTAAGACCAAGTTTAAGGCCACGCCCAAGCTCCAGACGCCCCTTCCCGGCCCGCACAGATGTTCTCCCTCGCCGCCCATCCCATCCTCAGGCTCGCCATGTCCCCCCAGCACATGTGGCGGTCCATCGTGCTGGGGTCAAAGAGCATCTGGCTCCACAAGCTGCGCTCCATGCTCACCGCCCTCGGCGTCGTCTTCGGCGTCGCCTCCGTGGTCGCCATGCTCGCCATTGGGGAAGGCGCCAGCCACGAGGCCCAGGAGCAGATCCGCAAGCTCGGCTCTCAAAACATCATCCTGGAGAGCGTCAAACCCTCCGACAACCAGGGCCCCGCCCAGCAGACCCGCAGCATGGTCATCGAGTACGGCCTCACCACCCGGGATATCGACCAGATCCGCCAGACCATCCCCGGCGTCTCCGTCGTCGTCCCCAGCCGCATCATCAGCGAGTACCTCTGGAACGAGTCGCTCAATGTCGATGCCAGCATCGTCGGCGCCCTTCCCATCTACCCGCAGATGCGCAACCGCCGCATGCTCGCCGGCCGCTTCTTCTCAGAGCTGGAGCAGAAAGAGCGCCTCCCAGTCTGCGTCATCAACCAGACCACCGCCGCCCGGTTGTTTCCTCTCGCCTCCCCCGTCGGCAAGTCCATCCGCGTCCGCGGCTTCTACTACCGCGTGCTCGGCATCATCGAGGATGAAAGCCAGCGCTCCACCGGGGAGAACTCCGGCAGCAACAACAAATCCTCCAACAGCAACAGCCTCGCCCAGCTCATCATCCCCTTCTACACACTGATGGACCAGTACGGCGACACCTTCTTCCGCTTCCGCAGCGGCAGCTTCGAGGCCGAGAAGGTCGAGTTCCACGACGCCATCGTCCGCGTGAATGACGTGAACGCCGTCGTCACCCGTGCCGACGCCATCCGCCACCTCCTCGCCCGGAACCACCCCAACGAGGACTACCGCGTCACCGTCCCCATCGAGCTCCTCCGCCAGGCCGAGCGCACCAAGCGCATCTTCAGCATCGTGCTCGGCAGCATCGCCGCCATCTCCCTCCTCGTCGGCGGCATCGGCATCATGAACATCATGCTCGCCAGCGTCACCGAGCGCACCCGCGAGATCGGCATCCGCCGCGCCCTCGGCGCCCGGCAGACAGACATCGTCCTCCAGTTCCTCATCGAGACCGTCCTCCTCGCCGGCGCCGGCGGCGTCATCGGCGTCATCCTCGGCCTCGGCATTCCCATCGCCATCAGCCACTTCGCCGGCGTCACCACCGTCATCAAGGCGTGGGCCCCCACCCTCGCGTTTTCCATCTCCGTCATCACCGGCATCGCCTTCGGCATCTACCCCGCCATGCGCGCCGCGAAGATGAACCCCGTGGAAGCCCTGCGGCATGAGTAGGCGGAGTTGAGGGACGAAGAGAGAGGCAGGTTTAACCACAGAGGCGCAGAGAGCACAGAGGAATACATTTTTGGACAGAATTAACAGAATTTACGGAATTAGGGTTTAGGTGACAACCTACAGAGCCACATCCGCAGGCCGGGTTGGAGTACCGACTTCAGTCCGCTGTATTTCCTCACTCCCTACCCACCCATTCGACTCCTTCTCTACCAACCACAGAGGACACAGAGTTCCACAGAGGGCTGAATCTGAGGACCATCGGCCCGGAAGCATACCAGCCTGTGGCAGCCCCCAGGTTCTTGGTACAAACAGCTTCTGAGGGCTGAAAGCCCGGAGCCATTCAGGGGCTTCGTCGCCTGACCCGTCCCGCATGTGGGACGGAACCCCAACCACGGCGCGGATACTGCAGGAAATATTGACACCCATCCCGCTGCTCAAGATTTCACATCATCAGGGGCAAGTCGCACCCAACCTATGCGAAGGCGTTCGAGGCGGCGTTGGAGTTCCGTCCCGCATGCGGGACCAATGCCATCAGGGAAAAGTGGAGAGGTCGAGCATCTCCCTTTTGTGAAAGCATTGAGGGCCGAAGGTCCGGCATCATTGCAGCCTTGGGCAACGCCCAAGGTAGGCGCTCGTTTTAGATCTTGAGGGCTGTAGGCCCGACGTCATTCAGGGATGCTCGTCATAGGCAGACTTGATGACACCGGGCCTACAGCCCTCAAGGGTAGTTTGGCCATCTATCCCTGGGGCGTTGCCCCAGGCTGGTATGAACCCGGACCTTCGGCCCTTCTGAAAGGGGCTCACCCGTTACAGTCGTGGCGGTTGCACCATCGCGGCTCCGAGGCGCGCCAAGGCAAAACAGCAAGACGATGCGTTTTCCCTGATGGCATTGGTCCCGCATGCGGGACGGAACTCCAACCACGCCGCGGTTATTAAAGAGCGCATTCACATCCATCTCGCGGTTCAAGCTTTCCCATCATCAGGGGCAAGGCGTCCCCAAAATACGCAACACCCTCCGAAGCAGCATTGGAGTCATTCCCCATCCCAATTCTGTGAATTTTGTTAATTCTGTCTAAATCCAACCTCAACTCGTCACCATCCCGAGCGCTCCATCAGTGAACATAAGCGCCCCCCTCCACCACTCCACCACTCCATCACTCCATCACTCCATCACTCCATCACTCCACCACTCCACCACTCCACCACTCCACCACTCCACCACTCCACCACTCCACCACTCCACCACTCCACCACTCCACCACTCCACCACTCCACCACTCCACCACTCCACCACTCCACCACTCCACCACTCCACTCCCCCCTCAATACACCTTCGTCCGCGCATTCACCGGATTCACCAGCACCGTCCGAAAGTCCGCCGGCAGCGCATTCCCCGCCATGTCCTTGTCGAACATCAGCGTGATGGGATGCTTCAGCTTCACATCCAGCGTGGTCGTGCCGTTCGGGCGGATCTGGTAGGAGTAGTACGTGTAGGTCTCCGTCACGCCGCCCAGCTGCCCGGCCTGCGGCGTCTTCGCCGTCTGGCTCATCAGGGAGGTGTAGGCCGTCTCCGTGGAGAAGGCCACCCCGGAGGGCATGCGCTTGGGTTCGATGAGAAAACGATACTTCGGCGCACCCGCGTCCGTGAAACCGTCCAGCACCCCGAACTGGTAGGCCCGGATCGCGTCCGCCGCAGAGGGGTCATCGGCGGGCACGAACTTGAAGAAAAGGATCTCCACCGGACGGTTCTCCTTGCGGGCCAGCAGCGCCGCATAGTCCAGATCCGCCGCGAGCTGCCGTGCGGCCGCCCCCAGCGTCTGGGTCTGCAGAGATCCCTGAAACGCCGCACCGCTCATGGCCAGCAGCAGCCCCATCACGGTCATGACGACCAGCAGTTCGATCAACGTGAACCCACGCCGCTTCCTGGAGACAGGAGCGGGAGCAGAAGCAGAAGAAGGAAGTGATTTCATAGATTGCGTTCTTCGACGACCCACTTGGAGCCCCGGATGGCGAC contains these protein-coding regions:
- a CDS encoding HlyD family efflux transporter periplasmic adaptor subunit encodes the protein MATLAVALCVWFIVGRGGTTGADIPLIPVQKGTIQINVLQGGEIRALQNIEVKSEIELPTKILSLIPEGYRINEKDVKDGKVLIELDSADLRDKITNHEIEFQTTVSTFIEADEQRAIQTSDNQSLARDAEQAMRFALMDFERYMGKGNAQTVLKARKLPHDLEALEFYIGKLNAEKPRTLNLELDAEKADKASEDPLAEKEGKVDPLKASQEVADATTPAPPAPASSDDEAVKPLDFLSFLNQTEMGDGEAEQKLRQLSNELLLHKSELALAKQNVEASERLAAKEFITKTTLENDQVNFEKTKLAVQTAETQLDLFKKYEFPKQAEVALSAYQEALKKLQRTLRANRSRMAQVETKYRTAKRRYEVELSRKEELDRQLKACVIKAPVPGLVAYGSHSGNNGIRSNDVIEEGAAVRFRQTLLTIPNMSRMGVAVNIHESQLKKVRIGQHCRVTVDAEQGRTLEGVVAELAVLPDSGSSRYTPNLKVYPAVVHIDGTHDWLKPGMNAKVEIIVNQLDDILYVPVQSIEVENDHFFTYVNTGGTLQRREVETGSFNDQFIEIKGGLNLGEQVALAIPKRQVLESNPGTLPSSPATKKPKEKTPAPEKKGLALK
- the vccD gene encoding Verru_Chthon cassette protein D; translated protein: MKSLPSSASAPAPVSRKRRGFTLIELLVVMTVMGLLLAMSGAAFQGSLQTQTLGAAARQLAADLDYAALLARKENRPVEILFFKFVPADDPSAADAIRAYQFGVLDGFTDAGAPKYRFLIEPKRMPSGVAFSTETAYTSLMSQTAKTPQAGQLGGVTETYTYYSYQIRPNGTTTLDVKLKHPITLMFDKDMAGNALPADFRTVLVNPVNARTKVY
- a CDS encoding ABC transporter permease, encoding MFSLAAHPILRLAMSPQHMWRSIVLGSKSIWLHKLRSMLTALGVVFGVASVVAMLAIGEGASHEAQEQIRKLGSQNIILESVKPSDNQGPAQQTRSMVIEYGLTTRDIDQIRQTIPGVSVVVPSRIISEYLWNESLNVDASIVGALPIYPQMRNRRMLAGRFFSELEQKERLPVCVINQTTAARLFPLASPVGKSIRVRGFYYRVLGIIEDESQRSTGENSGSNNKSSNSNSLAQLIIPFYTLMDQYGDTFFRFRSGSFEAEKVEFHDAIVRVNDVNAVVTRADAIRHLLARNHPNEDYRVTVPIELLRQAERTKRIFSIVLGSIAAISLLVGGIGIMNIMLASVTERTREIGIRRALGARQTDIVLQFLIETVLLAGAGGVIGVILGLGIPIAISHFAGVTTVIKAWAPTLAFSISVITGIAFGIYPAMRAAKMNPVEALRHE
- a CDS encoding ABC transporter ATP-binding protein translates to MTQPIIELRDIRKSYQMGDTVSQVLQGVSLTIYPGEYVCIMGPSGCGKSTLLNVLGCLDQPSSGHYFLGGEDVARLNDDDLSKARCRNLGFIFQSYNLIQQLTVLENIEVPLYYKGVPEQESREIAIRLASQVGLSHRLHHRPTELSGGQQQRVAIARSLANDPLVILADEATGNLDSKSGQEILGIFDDLNKAGKTMVFVTHDERMVGRCTRVIRLKDGEVDRDERGAAADRYTGITGTSVRPHATDSSAPDHTAEGAAATLVHQPVLS